TATCCCTGGGAGGTGGGCCACGAAGGGCCGAATTCAAAAACCGCAGCAGCTCCGGACGCTGGTCCGGCTGAACATGGCTGAGCAGGCGCTTGGTGGTGGGAGCAACGGGGGTGGTATACCCGAGTAGGCGAAAGATGGACGTGGACCAGCGATGGGCCTGGGTGAGGCTTGTGATCTTCAGGTTGCCGATGAACTGGAGCGTGATCGGAAGGGTTTGGAGGCGAGCTTCGTCTTGCGGTGGCTGAAATGACGGTTTTGCGGCTGGGGCTGCCAGAGACCGGGGAAAGAAGAACAGGTGAAAGGGCTCCGTGTGCAGGGCATGGGAAATTTTTTCGATGCTTTGAAATGAGGGAGAGACCTGACCCAGCTCAATGCGGCTGAGGTACTGCTCGCAGATTTCCGCGGCCTGAGCCAGCTCCCTTTGTTTGAGCAGGTTGATCCTGCGCAGATATTTGATCCGCTCTCCGAAGAGCTGGGCGAGCATCCGGCACTCCTTATGTATCTGATGAGCCATACATACAGGATTGCCGGAATAAGGGAACAACCTCAGAGGTTGAATTTATGACGTTTTCGTTTAACCTGCTGGCATGTTGTGTAATACTTCGTTCGGTGTGCCGATTGTGGATCAGAATATGCCTTGGAGCGCATAAAATACCACTACGGCGGACCGGCCCGTGGTTGCCTGGGCTATCACGCAAGAACGATCTGGCGATCAGCAGGAGAAGATCAGCGTCCGATCGGAGGTGTCCTGAATGCGGAAGTCGGCGGCTTCGATTTCTTGGCGCAGGGCGTCGGCTGTGGCGAAGTCCTTGTCGCGTCGGGCGGTTTCGCGTCGGGCGCAGAGGTCTCGGACGTGGTCCGGTAGGTCGGATGGGCGGAGGGGAACTTCGGTCCAATCCACTAGGCCCAGGACTGCGTCCAGGTACCGGAAGAGATCGACGCAGGCCGCGGCTTCCTGGGTGGAGAGGCGGTTCTGGTTGATCGTGGCGTTGATTTCCCTGGTGCATTGGAACAGGGCAGGCCAAAAGGCGGGCAGGTTGAGGTCGTTTTCCAGGCAGTCCGTGAGAGCCTGTTTGACGTTGAACAGGGACTGACCAATGTTTTGGCCGATATTCTGGCCGATGTTCGTCGCGGGCTTCTTCGGTTCGGTATCCGGGGCGAGAGTGTGCAGCCTTGCCAGGGTCTGCTGAATGCGTCTCCAGTTTTTGAGCCACATTTCCAGGCTTTCGGCGGAGCATTGCAACGCGCCATGGTAGGAGCCGGAGAGCAGCCAGAAGCGCAGGGCGAGCGGGGGGATGTCCGTGACCGGCAGGGACGACAGGGAACAAGAGGTCTCCGCATCGGCGCATGTGGCGGACTGGGCCGTGATCCAGGCCTGGGGCTGGGTGTTGCCCACAGCGCGCCAGATGGAGCAAAGGTTTTCCAGGTGTGGAAAGCGATGGTCGTCGTCTCCGAGGACCAGGGTCAGTTCCTGGGACTGGCCCTGGGACTGGCCGTGCATCACCACACCGGCCATTTGCAGGTACCAACTGGGACGGACGTTGCCCCACTCGGTCTGGAGGAAGAAGCCGTCCTTGAGATCCGCCAGGGAGGTGCGCTTGAGCAGGGTGAAGTCCCGGGGATTGTCCTTGACGTAGCCGTCCAGGTCCACGGTGGAGCCGGAGCGCAGTTTTTCCGGGTCTACCCCGAGTAGATCCCCGTAGTGCTTGTCCCGGCGCACGTCGAAGTACACCGAGCGCAGCTTCTCGTACCCGAGACCCTTGCTGAGCAGCTTGCGGCAGGCCTGGAGCAGTTCCGGGGCGCACTGGCCCGCGGAGACGAAACGGACCTGGGAGGACACGCCCAGCCGTGCGGCAAGCTCCCGAATCGTGGAAAGGGCTTGCTTTCCGGACACTTCCAGGCTCATGCCTCCGGCACGGGCCGCGGCCACGGCCCGGTCGTCCAGATCGGCCACGCCCACCAGCACTTCGGCCCGGGTACGGTTCCGGGGGTCTTTCTGATTGAGAAACCTGGCCGCCACGTCCAAGAGAACGATGCGACGCCATGCTCCGAATCCGGTGATGTCGTCCAGGCTGGGGCCGGGGGTGAACAGGCGCATGGCGGACTTGCCGGGCCGTAACGCCGTCAACTTGCGTCGGCGCAAATCCCGGACCTGAACGCCCTGCTCCTGGGGCGGGGCGAAAAGCGGGGTGCTCAGGTAGCGGATGCCGCCGTCCGGAAAGATGACCACCACCAGGGGGGGCGGGTCCGACGGATGCTTCACGATCTGCTGGTCCAGTTCGCGGGCCAGTTGGAGCGCTCCGCTGAGCGCGGCCCCGGAACTCATGCCCGCGAAAATTCCTTCCTGATTGGCCAGCTTGCGGCACAGGTCAAAGGCGGTCTCGTCTTCCACGTTCAGAATCCGGTCCGGAGCGTGCTTGTCGTAGATGCCCGGCGGATAGGATTCCTGCATGTTTTTCAGGCCCTGGATCTTGTGTCCGGCAAAGGGCTCCACGGCAACGACCGTGATATCCGGGTTGAGTTCCTTCAGCCGTTTCGTCAATCCCATCACGGTCCCAGACGTTCCCAGGGTGGCCACCACGTGGGTCGCCCGACCTTCTGTCTGGTCCCAGATTTCCTGGGCCGTGGTCCGGTAGTGGGCCGCGATGCTTGCCGGATTGTTGAACTGGTCCATGAGCACGTAGCGTTCCGGCTCCTCGCGGTGCAGCCGATAGGCTTCCTCGATGGCCCCGTCCGTGCTCAGATGGCCCGGTGTGAGGTGGATGGTCGCCCCGTAGGCCAGCATGATCCGTCTGCGCTCCTCCGAGGCGGACTCGGGCATGAGCAGCATCAGCTTGTATCCCTTGACCGCGCAGACCATGGCCAGGCCAATGCCGGTATTCCCGGAGGTGGCTTCGATGATCACCTTGTCCGGGGTCAGAAGCCCGGATGCTTCGGCCTGTTCGATCATGGCCAGGGCCACCCGGTCCTTGATGGAACCGCCGGGATTGAACTCTTCGATCTTGGCGGCGATCCGGACTCCGGGAAAGGGGTTCAGCTTGCGCAAGGCCACCAGCGGGGTCTTGCCGATGAGCGAGAGAACATGGTCGTGAATCATGGTGATCCGATGAGGCGATGGAGAGCGGTTCGGCGAATAGTGCGATTATCAGAGGTAGTCCTGGTCAATGGCGGCTTTGCCGTCCGCGTTGACCAGTTTCAGAAAGCGGGTCATCCGCTCGTCCACGGGAACGATGGGAAATTGATTCTTGCATACGTCGCATTGCGCCAGGGAGGCCTGGGTGGGGGAGGACAGGGGTAGTTCGCGTCCGCAAAACGGGCACGGATAGAGATAAATGATTTCCATGCGCGCTGGCTTGACCGGCAACAGGGCTTTTTGTCTGGCATTCATGGCTTGTCCGAGGGCGGTTCGGGGTTCGGGTCGTCGAGCAGGGAACGGGCCCGGGACCAGAGGCCGTCCAGGTTGTAGAATTCCCGACTTTCTTCCTGGAAGATATGCACCAGAACGTCGTTGCCGTCCACGAGAATCCATCGTCCTTCGGTGTAGCCTTCCATGCCCAGATAGCCGATGCCTTGCTCGGCATAGCGTTCCAGGAGCCAGTCAGCCAGGGCTTGGGCGTGTCGGGCGCTTTGCGCTGAACAGATGACCATCACGTCGGCCACGGCGGAAAACGGGGTGACGTCCAGGACGGAGATGTCCCGGGCCTTTTTTTCTTCCAGCCACCCGGCCACGGCCAGGGCTTGGCCTTGGGTTGCTTCGGTCAGGTCGCCGGGTATTTCGCGGGGTGTCGCGGCCAGGGTTTGTTCTTTTGTCGCGGGACGTGTTTTCATGGGTGCGGCTTTGGGGAATTTTTCGGTTTCGCGTGGTGTTGGGGAGGCGAGTCGGTTATCGAGGATTCGCGAAAAAAAACGGGCAATCCCCCGACTTCTGAGGAGGATTGCCCGGGAGTTTTGATTTCAGGGTGATCGGTCGGAGTCAATGGTAACTCTTGGGAGGAATTCTTAGGATTCTTTCGCGGTTTCCTTGGATTCCGTCGTCTCCTTTTGCTTCGCCGAGACCTCGATTTCCTCTGGCTCGGTGGTCGCCTTCTTGAAATTCTTGATGGCCCGGCCCATGCCGGAGCCGATTTCCGGGAGCTTATTGGCTCCAAAGATGATCAAGATGATCACCAGCACCACAATGAGTTCTGTCATGCCTATTCCAAACATGCGATTTCCTCCTTGAGAAACATGGATGATCCCTACTCCGCCTTGGCCGCGAGGTCAATGATTCCGACCGGGAAAATCATGCTTGGCCATCCGAGCGCGTTGTGGTAATTTGAACTCTTTCCTTGCAAAAATGCCAGCTCGCGCCCGACATGAGTCTGGCTTGGGCTTGGGCTTGGCTTGGCCTTTTGGCTTGTATTTGGTCCGTCATGTTGCCCGCATCCCCCAAGATTCTTCACTTTCCGGCTCGGTCGTGCCGCTTCTCCGTCCGGGACCGCTGCCTCAAGGCCTGGGCATGGCATCCCCTGGGTTCCGACCGTATGCAATGCCGGGTGGTTTCCATCTGGGAAGACGCCCATGACCGGGTCGTGGAGCAGGCCGACCATTTGGCCTTGTCCATGGCGGACGCTGACGGGTTGCTCGCGGAAGTCGTCGCCTGTCGGCTCCAACCGGGCCTGCTTTGTCACACGCACCGGCCGGCGGGGACGAACGCGGATTTGGATTGCATCTTTTTGCATGGACATTTATGTATGCGGGAGATGCCGCTTTGCACCGGTTCGTGTCCGAGTTACGCAACGCGTCCCGCCAGATCGTCCGAACAACCGGAGTCCGTTTGAACATGCCCCACATCCAAGAGGGTTCGCCCGAGCCTCTTGATCACGCCCCCGGCGTCGCCGCGCCGTCGACTCAATCCGATCAGCCTCACGAAACCAGTCAGCCGTTGATGCTCGCCGTTCCGTGGCTCCACCCTGAGATGGAGCCGGCTACGCTCCCGGCCGAGGCGCGTTTTTTCGACCCCGGCGTCGGCCCAGCGAGTCTCCCGGTGGGTACTCCGGGCGGCTGGCGCCCGGCCGGCGCACCGCTTTCCGAGGCCATGGCTTCGGCGTTTCTGCGCGAGTCCGCCGCGTTTGCCCGGGAGCATGGTGGAAGCCGGGGCGCACTGAACGTCAATGCCCTGGCCAGCAATGATTTTTATTCCGGATCGGCCCTTTCCATTCAATCCGAATTGACCGGAGGGGCGCGACGTCGAGACGACCCGGCGGTGCGGTGTCAGCAGCTTTTGCTGCTGGCTTGGCAGGTGGAAGAACAGACACTGGAGCTTCGGAGTTTGGGTCGGCATATTCAGGCCGGGTTACGGGATTTGGACGCGGTGTTGGGTGTGGACGACACGGACGAGATCAAGGTTCTTTCCGGAGAGCGCTTCTCGTTGGTTCCCGAGGACCGGGAGTCGATCCTGCCCTGGCGGTTGGTGCTGGAGGCCATGCTCTTTTTTGTTCCGCAAGGGACGCTGCTGACGACGTCGCACCAGGAGATCATCGAAACTCTGGCCAACGAGCCGGATTGCTCCCTCGCCGATTTTCCCGGAAACGAGTCGGGCGATCTCGAAGGTTTGCTCTCCAGCGTTCAGGCCGAGGTGGCCAGGACCGTTCACGCACCCGGCTGGAGGCTGGTCGGTGCGACGCGCTGTCCGACGGATAAACCATGGCTGGAGCGGGAACACTTTTTGATCTGTCTTGGCCCTGATGTTTCCGGAACCCAAGAACGTTCAGGGGCAAGCCCAAGAGTAAACCCAGGAGCAAATCCGAAATGAGGATCGGTCCAAGCCAAGTTGTCGACCCTCGGCTCAAGGGCATCGTCCTGGATTGCGACGGCGTGATCCTGGATTCCTTCCAGGCCAATACGGTGTTCTACAACTCGTTGCGGCGCGGGGTGGGGCTTCCGGCCATGAATCTCGAGGAAGCGACGTTCGTGCATAGCCATTCGGTTCACGAGTCCCTGCGTCGGATCATTCCCGCCGACCGCTGGAACGAACTGGAAGCCGTCAAAAAGAAGATCCGGTACACGGACCTGATGCCCTATCTCCAGTTGGAGCCGGGTCTGGAGCGGTTCCTGCGGACGGCCCGCTCCAAGGGGTTGCGCTTGGCCATCTGCACCAACCGGACCGACACCATGGGGGCGATTTTGGATCATTATCACCTGGCCGGCTTCTTTCATCCCGTGGAGACGGCGGCAACGGTGACGTTCCCCAAGCCGCACCCGGAGGGATTGAACAAGATTCTCGGCAAGTGGGGGCTGCGTCGCTCGGAAATCGCCTTCATCGGCGACTCCGCGGTGGACGAACAGACCGCGGCTTCGGCCAGTGTCCGCTTTTGGGCCTACAAGAACGAACGGTTGCGTGGCGACATCCTGATTCCGAACTTCGACATGCTCAGCCGGTGGCTCCACAAACGCGGCTGAGCCAACCGAAACAAGCCAGAACCTCAAGGAGGTCGAATGGGTCTCACGGCCAACTTTATTTTCGCGGTGGCGTTCGTCCTGAACTCGGTCCTGACCGTCTATTTCTGGATCGTGATCATTTCCGCCCTGATGTCCTGGATCAACCCCGATCCATACAATCCAATCGTCCGCGCTCTGCGCTCGCTCACCGAGCCGGTCTTTCAAAAGATCAGGAGCGTGATACCGTTCGTCATGGTCGGCGGTCTGGACCTCTCACCCATCGCTGTGCTGTTGGGGATCAAGTTCTTGCAAATTTTCCTGGTACAGTCCCTGTATCAGTTCGCCGCTGGATTCTAGCCGTCGTGACCAAGGCCGTGGAAAGGATTCTTCGCGGCGACGGACAGGGGTGGTTACTGCCCGTATGGGTTCAGCCCGGAGCCAAACGGGATCAGGTGTCCGGGATCGTCGACGGGCGGCTGAAGCTGCGGATCGCCGCTCCGGCGGTGGACAACAAGGCTAATACGGCCCTGACCGCGTATGTTGCCGGACAGTTGGGGCTGCGTCGGAATCAGGTGGCGTTGGTCGCCGGGACCATCGGCAGGAAAAAAACGTTGCGCATTGTCGCGGAACAGGAACCCGACTGGGAGCGCTTGGCTCCCGCGGGCATGTAGCAACATGTACGAACAACCAAGGAGTAATGCCCATGGAACAGCATGAAATGGAACTCATTACCCGACTGGTGCCGGAAAACCCGGAGCTCGCCGAACTGTGGAACGATCACCAAGAATATGAGAAGCAGCTGGCCAGGTTTGAGGGCAAGCCCTACCTTTCACCGTCGGAGGATGCCGAACTGAAGCTTTTAAAGAAGACGAAATTGGCCGGCAAGACAAAAATCCAGGTCATCCTGGACAAGCATCGAAAATCGGAGGCGTAATCATGGAACGGACGGGGGCGCAAATCCTTCTGGAGTGTCTGCTCCAGGAGGGTGTGGAGTCGATCTTCGGGTTTCCAGGTGGCGCGGTCATCGATATCTACCACCACCTACCGGACTACCCAGCGTTGCGGCATTTTTTGGTCCGCCACGAACAGGGGGCCATTCATGCCGCGGACGGGTACGCCAGGGCCACGGGTCGGGTCGGGGTCTGCCTGGTCACCAGTGGTCCGGGCGCGACCAACACGGTCACCGGCATCGCCACCGCCTACATGGACTCCATCCCCGTCGTGATCATCACCGGCCAGGTCCCCACGCCCTTGATCGGCAACGACGCCTTTCAGGAGGTGGACATCGTCGGCATCTCAAGACCGTGCGTGAAGCACAACTATCTGGTCAAGGATGTGAAGGACCTGGCCTGGATCATCAAGCAGGCTTTCTATTTGGCCCGCACCGGGAGGCCCGGACCGGTGCTGGTGGATCTGCCCAAGGACGTGCTCCAGGCCAAGACCGTTTTCGAATATCCTGAATCCATATCCATGCGCAGCTATAATCCCAACCTCGCGCCCAACCGCCGTCAGGTGCGCAAGGTCACGGAACTGCTGCGGCGAAGCAGACGGCCTCTGGTTTATTCCGGGGGGGGGGTGATTTCCTCGGACGCCGCTGAGGAATTGACGTGGCTGTGCCGGACCCTGCGCATCCCGGTGACCTCCACGTTGATGGGCTTGGGCGCGTTTCCCGGTGACGATCCGCTCTGGCTGGGCATGCTGGGTATGCACGGGACCTACGCCGCGAACATGGCCGTGGGGCACACGGACTTGCTTCTGGCCGTGGGGGCGCGCTTCGACGACCGGGTGACCGGAAAAATCAGTTCCTTCGCCCCGTCGGCCCAAGTGGTGCATATCGACGTGGACCCTACCTCGATTCGTAAGAACGTCAACGTGGACGTGCCCATCGTGGCCGACTGTCGTCAAGCCCTGCGTGGGATTCGCGAGGAACTGGAAATCTGCTCGGATCTGCCCGACTGGAGCGAGGCGCACCAGTCCTGGCTGGAGCAGGTCAGCGAATGGCAACGTGACCACCCCCTACGGTATACGTTCAGCGAAGAACCGATCAAGCCGCAATTCGTGGTGGAAAAGATATACGAACTGACCAAGGGCGAGGCGATCATCACCACGGAAGTGGGACAGAACCAGATGTGGGCGGCCCAATTTTCCAAGTTCCACCGTCCTCGAACCTTTCTGACCTCCGGCGGATTGGGGACCATGGGCTACGGCTTTCCCGCGGCCATCGGTGCTCAGGTGGCCTTTCCGGACAAGCTGGTGATCGACATCGCTGGCGACGGGTCCATTCAGATGAACATCCAGGAAATGGCCACCGCGGTGAGCTACAACATCCCGGTGAAGATCGTGATTTTGAACAACGGCTACCTGGGGATGGTCCGGCAGTGGCAGGAGCTGTTCTACGCCAAGAACTACTGCGCCACCTGCATGCATCTCAATCCGGACTTCGTGAAACTGGCCGAGGCCTACGGCGCGGCCGGGTTCCGAGTGACCAAGGCCGCGGATGTGGAACGGGTGCTCAAAGAAGCCTTCGCGGTCCCCGGACCGGCCATCGTGGACGTGGTCGTGGAACCCGAGGAAAACGTTTATCCCATGGTTCCGGCCGGCGCCGCGCTGACCGACATGCTGCTGGTGTAAAGGAGGTCCTCCATGCGTCATGTGCTGTCCGTACTTGTGGAAAATGAACCCGGAGTGCTGTCACGGGTGGTCGGTCTGTTCAGCGGCCGCGGCTTCAATATCGAAACGCTGAATGTCGGTCCGACGTTGGAGGACGGTCTTTCCCTGATGACCATCACCACCTCCGGCGAAGAACAGATCATTGAGCAGATCACCAAGCAGCTGCGCAAGCTGGTGACCGTGGTCAAGGTCGTGGATTTGACCCACTTGCAGTCCGTGGAACGGGAAATGGTGCTGATTAAGGTCAACGCCGAGGACGAACGCCGGGCCGAGGTGTTGCGGATCGCGGACATCTTCCGCTGCAAGGTTGTTGACGTCAGCGGCAATGACCTGACCCTGGAAATCACCGGTGATCAGGGCAAAATCAGAGCCATCGTCAGTCTGTTGCAGCGATTCGGCATCAAGGAGTTTGCCCGCACCGGCACCGTGGCCATGCGCCGCAGCATGCAGGTGGACTGATTTTCTTTAATAATTGTTTCTACTCAGTAGAATCGGATAAGAAGACCTGAATATCGGCTTTCGTCGGCATGACTGACTTTGAAACAGCATGGCACGGTTAGTCATTCCGGCGAAAGTCGGAATCCAGTGCATTTGTATGACCACACGCCGTATGTGCTGAGTTGCTATAAATATTTTTCGGCAAGATACCATTGAGAATCGGCTCAGATCATTCGCGAATTCGAGACCGTCGCTTCGGGGATCGTCTTGTTGTCGCGGGACACAGGTACGAATTATGAACAGGAAAGGAGAAGGAATGCGCGTATATTACGAACAGGACGCCCCATTGGAACCGTTGGTCGACAAAACCGTGGCCATTATCGGATATGGCAGCCAGGGCCATGCCCATGCCCAGAATTTGCGGGATTCCGGCTGCAAAGTGGTCATTGGGCAGCGGTCCGGCGGAGAGAACTGGAGCTTGGCCAAGGAGCACGGCTTCGAGCCCATGAGCGCCGCGGACGCGGCCAAGACCGCCGACGTGATTCAGATTCTGGTCCAGGACCAGTATCAGCCCAAGGTCTACCAGGAGGAAGTTCTGCCGAACCTCACGGCCGGCAAGACCCTGGTTTTCGCCCACGGGTTCAATATCCACTTCAACCAGATCCTGCCTCCTAAGGATGTGGACGTGGTCATGGTCGCTCCCAAGGGGCCGGGACACTTGGTGCGCCGGGAGTATGAGCGTGGCGGCGGCGTGCCGGCCCTGGTGGCCGTGCATCAGGACGCCACCGGCCAGGCCCTGGCCACGGCTTTGGCTTACGCCCGGGGCATCGGATCGACTCGTTCCGGGGTCTTGCAGACCACCTTCCAGGAAGAAACCGAGACCGACCTTTTCGGGGAACAGGCCGTGCTTTGTGGCGGGGTGAGCGCCCTGATCCGGGCTGGCTACGAAACATTGACTGAGGCTGGGTATCAGCCCGAAGTGGCCTATTTTGAATGCATGCACGAGCTGAAGCTGATCGTGGACTTGTTGTACGAGGGCGGATTCAAGAAGATGCACCATTCCATCAGCGACACCGCTGAATACGGCGACCTGACCCGCGGTCCGCGTTTGGTGGACGGACGGGTCAAGCAGGAAATGAAGCGGGTTTTGGAGGAGATTCAGCAAGGCCAATTCGCCAGGGAATGGATACTGGAAAACCAAGCCGGTCGTCCCGCCTTCTACGCGCTGCGTCGCCAGGTGGAGGAGCATCCCATCGAGGAAGTCGGCGAGCGATTGCGGGGCATGATGGCCTGGCTGCAAAAATAGCCCGTTGCGCACAGCGTAAACGGCTTCCGCCGTTATCCATCCATCCGTCCCGCCTTCGCCCTGGTTCGAAGGCGGGACTTTTTTTTCACGCCCTGCCGGTATCAGCCCATGCCCCACGCCTCTCTCTATTCCCAAACGTTCCCCTCCAAGCCTGTTGTCCTGGTCATCGACGATGAACCCGGCCACCGACTGATGATCCGCGCTGTACTGGAGGACGTTGGCTGGATCGTGCTGGAGGCCGCCGACGGCCAGGAAGGCCTGGAGGCCTGTCGCGGGAAGGCACTCTTGGACGCGGTTCTTCTGGACATCCGCCTGCCGGACCGGGACGGCATCACGATCCTTCAGGAGATCAAGTCCCTCCATCCGCGATTGCCCGTGATCATGCTTACGGCCTTCGGCAGCGTCGGTTCCGCAGTGGAGGCCATGAAGCTGGGAGCCTTCGACTACCTGACCAAGCCCGCGGACAACGAAGAACTGAAGGCCGTTCTGCTGAAAGCCCGTGATTATTTGGGGCTGGTCCGGGAGAATCAGGACTTGCGCCGGGCTTTGGGGGAGGAGGATGGGAGCCCCAGGCTGGTGGGCCAGAGCCCGGGCATTCGGCGGGTCGTGGAGCTGATCCATCAGGTCGGGCCCACCGAGGCCACGGTCCTGGTTCTGGGTGAATCCGGCACCGGCAAGGAGCTGGTGGTCAAGGCGATCCATTCGTCCAGCCTGCGCCATGCCGGCCCCTTGGTGGAAATCAATTGCGCGGCCTTGCCCGGCGAACTCCTGGAGAGCGAACTGTTCGGCTACGTCAAGGGCGCTTTCACCGGGGCGGTGAGCAACAAACCGGGTCGGTTTCAACTGGCCGAAAAGGGGACGCTGTTCCTGGACGAAGTGGGAGACATGCCCCTGCTCCTTCAGGCAAAATTGCTGCGAGCGCTCCAAGAGCGCACCGTGGAGCCGTTGGGCGGGACCCAGACCGTCCAGGTTGACGTGCGCATCATTGCCGCGACGCACCAGGATCTGCCCAAACTGGTGTCCTCCGGTGCGTTCCGCGAGGATTTATACTTCCGGTTGAACGTCCTGGAGATCAAGCTGCCCCCGCTTCGAGAACGGCTTGATGACCTGCCTCTGCTGACGCGCCATCTGTTGCATAAATTGTCTCTGAAAAACCACAAACCATTTCGGGGTGTTGGCTCCGGATTTCTGGAGACCCTCACGGCCTACCGCTGGCCCGGAAACGTCCGCGAACTGGAAAACGTTCTGGAACGGGCCCTGATCCTGGCCCGCTCCGACATGTTGACGCCGGATTTGCTGCCGGATCATTTCCGGGAGATTGGCTCTGAGCAGAATCGGTCGGAGAAAGTCGCCGACGAGCCCTCCTTCGACACCGCTGAGCGTCAGGTTTTGGTGGGCGCCCTGGAAGCGCACGGCGGCCACCGGGGCAAGACGGCCCAAGCTCTGGGCGTCAGCCGCAGAACGTTGCAATACAAGCTGCACAAACATGGACTGACGTCACGGTGACCGAAATGGACAGCCCCTCCTCCCCCGCGACCTCGCGACCGACTCCGGCCTGCGATGCTCAGGCATTGTTCAACTCGGTTGTGGAACGGATCTACTTGGCGGACCGCTTTCATGATCTACTGCCGGACATCGAAGGCTCTCTGCTCCAACTCCTGCGTGCTGAACGTTTGACTGTCTATCAGCGTCTGCGCGCCGAGCAGGTGATCGTCTCCAAGTTCAAGAGCGGAGATGAGATCAAGGAGATTCGCGTCCCGCTCTCCCCAACTTCCATTGCCGGATACGTGGCGTTGAACCAAGTTCCTTTGCTGATACGGGACGTTTATGATGCCGATGAGCTGCAACGGATTCATCCCGCCTTGCGCTTCAACATGGCCTTTGATCAGCGGACCGGTTTCCGGAGCCGGACCATGGTGGTGGTTCCCATCACCCATAAATGCGTCGGACTGGGTGTGGTGCAGCTGTTGAATTGCACGGCCGGAACGTCGTTCAGCGAAGTCGATCTGCGTAACGCCTCGAAGCTGGCGACAATTTTGGGGCAAAAATTTTCCTCGGAGTTTCAGGGGACCAACGGCCCCTTCGAGTATCTTGTCCTGAATGGCCGTATATCCAAGGAACGGCTTGACCAGTTGCTACTCCGCGCCGAAGAAGAAGGCGCAGACCTCTGCGCTATGCTGGTCGGCGAGGCCGGACTGCGGCCTGACGAAGTGGGGCACTCCCTGGAACGGTTTTACCAGGTCCCCTTCCATGCCCATGATCCGAACCTGACCCCGGCCCTGGATCTGGTGCGACACGTTCCCGTGGACTATCTGCGCAATCAGAACTGGATCCCCCTGTCCGGGGACGCGGACGAGGTCTTGATTCTGATCGACAACCCGTCGGACATGCAACGGATTACGGAAATCCAAAAGATTGTCCGGTCCGAGAGGTATGTCTTCCGGATTGGGCTGCCCGGAGACATTCACCGCTATCTTGGACATGAGCTCCAGGATAAGGACGAGGCGGACATTTCGGATCTCGTCGTTCGACTGGAGGAGGAGGGGGGAGCCTGTGAACTGGCCGAACTGGCAGACGACGGCCTGAGCGAAAATACGGCCACGGTGATTCAGTTGGTCAACAAACTGATTCTGGAGGCCTATCGCCAGAACGCCTCGGACATCCATGTCGAGCCGGAAAAGGACGCCGCTCCGGCCATGGTCCGTTTTCGGGTGGACGGTTTGTGCCGCCCCGCTCTCCGGATACCGGCCAGCCATATCCGGGCGGTCATCGCCCGGATCAAGGTCATGTCCGGGCTGGACATCTCCGAACGTCGCAAGCCTCA
This genomic window from Desulfonatronum sp. SC1 contains:
- a CDS encoding cysteine synthase; the encoded protein is MIHDHVLSLIGKTPLVALRKLNPFPGVRIAAKIEEFNPGGSIKDRVALAMIEQAEASGLLTPDKVIIEATSGNTGIGLAMVCAVKGYKLMLLMPESASEERRRIMLAYGATIHLTPGHLSTDGAIEEAYRLHREEPERYVLMDQFNNPASIAAHYRTTAQEIWDQTEGRATHVVATLGTSGTVMGLTKRLKELNPDITVVAVEPFAGHKIQGLKNMQESYPPGIYDKHAPDRILNVEDETAFDLCRKLANQEGIFAGMSSGAALSGALQLARELDQQIVKHPSDPPPLVVVIFPDGGIRYLSTPLFAPPQEQGVQVRDLRRRKLTALRPGKSAMRLFTPGPSLDDITGFGAWRRIVLLDVAARFLNQKDPRNRTRAEVLVGVADLDDRAVAAARAGGMSLEVSGKQALSTIRELAARLGVSSQVRFVSAGQCAPELLQACRKLLSKGLGYEKLRSVYFDVRRDKHYGDLLGVDPEKLRSGSTVDLDGYVKDNPRDFTLLKRTSLADLKDGFFLQTEWGNVRPSWYLQMAGVVMHGQSQGQSQELTLVLGDDDHRFPHLENLCSIWRAVGNTQPQAWITAQSATCADAETSCSLSSLPVTDIPPLALRFWLLSGSYHGALQCSAESLEMWLKNWRRIQQTLARLHTLAPDTEPKKPATNIGQNIGQNIGQSLFNVKQALTDCLENDLNLPAFWPALFQCTREINATINQNRLSTQEAAACVDLFRYLDAVLGLVDWTEVPLRPSDLPDHVRDLCARRETARRDKDFATADALRQEIEAADFRIQDTSDRTLIFSC
- the rsfS gene encoding ribosome silencing factor, which gives rise to MKTRPATKEQTLAATPREIPGDLTEATQGQALAVAGWLEEKKARDISVLDVTPFSAVADVMVICSAQSARHAQALADWLLERYAEQGIGYLGMEGYTEGRWILVDGNDVLVHIFQEESREFYNLDGLWSRARSLLDDPNPEPPSDKP
- a CDS encoding twin-arginine translocase TatA/TatE family subunit: MFGIGMTELIVVLVIILIIFGANKLPEIGSGMGRAIKNFKKATTEPEEIEVSAKQKETTESKETAKES
- a CDS encoding HAD family hydrolase is translated as MRIGPSQVVDPRLKGIVLDCDGVILDSFQANTVFYNSLRRGVGLPAMNLEEATFVHSHSVHESLRRIIPADRWNELEAVKKKIRYTDLMPYLQLEPGLERFLRTARSKGLRLAICTNRTDTMGAILDHYHLAGFFHPVETAATVTFPKPHPEGLNKILGKWGLRRSEIAFIGDSAVDEQTAASASVRFWAYKNERLRGDILIPNFDMLSRWLHKRG
- a CDS encoding YggT family protein yields the protein MGLTANFIFAVAFVLNSVLTVYFWIVIISALMSWINPDPYNPIVRALRSLTEPVFQKIRSVIPFVMVGGLDLSPIAVLLGIKFLQIFLVQSLYQFAAGF
- a CDS encoding DUF167 domain-containing protein; translation: MTKAVERILRGDGQGWLLPVWVQPGAKRDQVSGIVDGRLKLRIAAPAVDNKANTALTAYVAGQLGLRRNQVALVAGTIGRKKTLRIVAEQEPDWERLAPAGM
- a CDS encoding DUF465 domain-containing protein — its product is MEQHEMELITRLVPENPELAELWNDHQEYEKQLARFEGKPYLSPSEDAELKLLKKTKLAGKTKIQVILDKHRKSEA
- the ilvB gene encoding biosynthetic-type acetolactate synthase large subunit → MERTGAQILLECLLQEGVESIFGFPGGAVIDIYHHLPDYPALRHFLVRHEQGAIHAADGYARATGRVGVCLVTSGPGATNTVTGIATAYMDSIPVVIITGQVPTPLIGNDAFQEVDIVGISRPCVKHNYLVKDVKDLAWIIKQAFYLARTGRPGPVLVDLPKDVLQAKTVFEYPESISMRSYNPNLAPNRRQVRKVTELLRRSRRPLVYSGGGVISSDAAEELTWLCRTLRIPVTSTLMGLGAFPGDDPLWLGMLGMHGTYAANMAVGHTDLLLAVGARFDDRVTGKISSFAPSAQVVHIDVDPTSIRKNVNVDVPIVADCRQALRGIREELEICSDLPDWSEAHQSWLEQVSEWQRDHPLRYTFSEEPIKPQFVVEKIYELTKGEAIITTEVGQNQMWAAQFSKFHRPRTFLTSGGLGTMGYGFPAAIGAQVAFPDKLVIDIAGDGSIQMNIQEMATAVSYNIPVKIVILNNGYLGMVRQWQELFYAKNYCATCMHLNPDFVKLAEAYGAAGFRVTKAADVERVLKEAFAVPGPAIVDVVVEPEENVYPMVPAGAALTDMLLV